From Priestia aryabhattai, one genomic window encodes:
- the trpE gene encoding anthranilate synthase component I produces the protein MTNTYTSFLEDSTKYLTIPIIKKIFIDSMTPVDLFQQVKDEAVYLLESNDESSPWSNYSFIGLNPFLYVEEENGTYLAKNKQLQPMLHGGSFKEVFCKIQQELKVKVPDLALPFKGGAVGFISYDAVSQIEKVNVHAQNDLNMPTFHFIYCQTMLAYNHQTKELMVIHYIQLNEQDKEQQKKEKYGEALAEINRYVERIAQTVKEKPMMFESEQREVSFEGVTSSYQKDKFVQDVEKIKEYIKSGDVFQAVLSQRFQIDTTVAGFDIYRVLRLVNPSPYLFYVKVKGVELIGSSPERLIQIENGHLEIHPIAGTRRRGRDAEEDARLYEDLINDEKERAEHYMLVDLARNDIGRVAQYGTVQTPVLMQQVNFSHVMHLISKVTGRLDEKVHPIDALLSAFPAGTVSGAPKVRAMQILNEIEPVARNVYAGTVAYLGFDGNIDSCIAIRTILLKDQTAYIQAGAGVVADSKPELEWKETRNKASALIKTIQLAQDIYDKKEDVYV, from the coding sequence ATGACGAACACGTATACTTCTTTTTTAGAAGACTCTACAAAGTATTTAACCATTCCAATTATAAAAAAAATATTTATCGATAGCATGACACCTGTTGATCTTTTTCAACAAGTAAAAGATGAAGCGGTATATTTGCTTGAAAGTAATGATGAATCATCACCATGGTCCAATTATTCTTTTATTGGCTTGAATCCATTTTTGTATGTAGAAGAAGAAAACGGAACCTATCTAGCAAAAAACAAGCAGCTCCAACCTATGCTGCACGGAGGCAGCTTTAAAGAGGTATTTTGTAAAATTCAGCAAGAGCTGAAAGTGAAAGTACCAGACCTTGCACTTCCTTTTAAAGGAGGAGCAGTAGGGTTTATCAGCTACGACGCAGTATCGCAAATTGAAAAAGTAAACGTACATGCCCAAAACGATTTGAACATGCCTACTTTTCACTTTATCTATTGTCAAACGATGCTTGCTTATAATCATCAAACAAAAGAGCTTATGGTGATTCACTACATTCAGCTTAATGAACAAGATAAAGAACAGCAGAAAAAAGAAAAATACGGTGAAGCTCTAGCAGAGATCAATCGATATGTTGAAAGAATAGCGCAGACGGTGAAAGAAAAGCCAATGATGTTTGAAAGCGAGCAGCGCGAAGTTAGCTTTGAAGGCGTGACATCGTCATACCAAAAAGATAAATTTGTGCAAGATGTGGAAAAAATTAAGGAATACATTAAAAGCGGAGATGTTTTTCAAGCCGTATTGTCGCAGAGATTTCAAATTGATACGACAGTAGCTGGATTTGATATTTACAGAGTATTGCGATTAGTTAATCCGTCTCCTTATTTATTTTACGTGAAAGTAAAGGGTGTGGAACTAATTGGAAGTTCTCCCGAGCGGTTGATTCAAATTGAAAACGGCCATTTAGAGATTCATCCAATTGCAGGAACGAGAAGACGAGGCAGGGATGCAGAAGAAGATGCGCGCTTGTATGAAGACTTAATTAACGATGAAAAAGAGCGGGCAGAACACTATATGCTCGTGGACTTAGCAAGAAATGACATCGGCCGAGTTGCACAGTATGGAACGGTCCAAACACCGGTATTAATGCAGCAGGTTAACTTTTCGCACGTCATGCACTTGATTTCTAAGGTGACAGGACGCCTTGACGAAAAAGTACATCCTATTGATGCGCTGCTTTCTGCATTTCCAGCGGGTACCGTATCTGGCGCTCCAAAAGTGCGGGCGATGCAAATCTTAAATGAAATTGAACCAGTTGCGCGAAATGTATATGCAGGAACCGTAGCATATCTCGGATTTGATGGAAACATTGATTCGTGCATTGCGATTCGGACAATTCTTTTGAAAGACCAGACCGCTTATATCCAGGCCGGAGCAGGAGTGGTTGCTGACTCAAAACCGGAGCTTGAGTGGAAAGAAACCCGCAATAAAGCTAGCGCTTTAATTAAAACAATTCAATTAGCTCAAGACATCTACGATAAAAAGGAGGATGTATATGTTTAA